The Flavobacterium faecale genome has a segment encoding these proteins:
- a CDS encoding DUF6646 family protein, with translation MKKIFTLILVSAALFVNAQAFKGKGDTKFDIGANIQDGGSGIRVAADFGVAENISFGVVSSYLLGVSKIDGIKPDFGDRFDIKGRFDAHLGPILTLGQNVDIYPGLDLSLRNFGAHLGGRYFFSEGIGVFSEIGFPIAKYDPTTTDNFQNLNNQFVFNIGVSFNL, from the coding sequence ATGAAAAAGATTTTTACATTGATTTTAGTTTCTGCTGCATTATTTGTTAATGCACAAGCTTTCAAAGGAAAAGGAGATACTAAATTTGATATTGGAGCAAATATTCAAGACGGTGGTTCTGGGATTCGCGTTGCCGCTGACTTTGGTGTTGCCGAAAACATTTCGTTTGGAGTTGTATCATCTTATTTGCTTGGAGTGTCTAAGATCGATGGTATAAAGCCAGATTTTGGAGATCGATTTGATATTAAAGGTCGCTTTGATGCACATTTAGGTCCTATTTTAACTTTAGGTCAAAACGTTGATATTTATCCAGGTTTGGATTTGAGTTTGAGAAATTTTGGTGCTCACCTTGGAGGGCGTTACTTCTTTTCTGAAGGTATTGGGGTTTTTAGCGAAATTGGATTTCCTATCGCTAAATACGATCCAACAACTACAGACAATTTCCAAAACCTAAACAATCAATTTGTTTTTAATATTGGGGTGTCATTTAACTTGTAA